In the genome of Phragmites australis chromosome 9, lpPhrAust1.1, whole genome shotgun sequence, the window ACAAAATTCGGAAGCTGTCCTACTTCAACAATATCACATAGCAATGTAGATTCTTGCGGACTcaaatctgaaaaaagaaaaacgttaCAAGTTCAGTAACGGCTAAGATTCAAGTCCACATCCAAATTCCAACCAAAGGAAGCAGTAATCAACCTGAGCGTACACAGCACACCAAGAGAAACATGACATTTATTGACCAACAAACCATGCGTGATCATCTATCAATGGATGGACATCAAAACGTACTTCCAAAAATGAAGGCTTTACCTGTACATTTCAGATAATAGTATACGCACTGTCCCTGTAGAACAACAAAGCGTGGAAGCCAATCATCCACATCAGCATCATCTAAGATGGGTGGTTCTCCAGGGAGTTGAGTCCATCTCTATATGCACCAACAGTTCATACTCACCAGTCTTGAACACTTCCAAACAAGAAtgaaacaaaaggagagtgcACAGGTTTAGTTCCATACACTTCTAATGTAGAGATATCCAGAAAGACGAGCGTATCTCAAAACTTCATCAATGTTTTCCAACCTGGAACACCAACATATGGTGAAACATAAACACACCGCATATAAGATGGGAATAACCCTAATATTCAGTGTGAACATTATGCCATTATATCCTACCGAGCTTTTAAGTGGGATTCCCTTTCGTCAGCATCAGCAATTTCGGCTCGCAACGACTCTACTTCAGCTCTGGTTAATTCGATCTGCTACCAATGGAAAATGTTAATGTTACAGAcagaagcaagatacaagactAGATGACCTAGTAACCTTATCATCGTCCTCATTGCTTGTGGACCACCTAATGCGAGGAATTGACAGCAAATGCAGAAGAGATGCAGCTCCCTTAACTCGTTTTGGAGTTAAAGAATGTCTTTGTGAACTGTTTAGATGACAAGAACAACATGTTATTGCACCCATGAAAGTGGAAAATAAGTTGAGCTACAGAATTCCCTTCGCCACAAGTATCACCTTGGTGAAGTATCCAGGTTATTCTTACTTGTGGATAAACCATCAGGAGTCTCCATGGATTCTTTCGATGGTACAAAGTGTTGGGGGAAGAACTCTATTCTTCCATAAACATCATCCATCCAAATATGCAATTGCTAGAAGAGCATAGTCTGTTTACAACAATGCAAACAATGTTACAGAGTTATCAGATAAGCGTGTGTGCTGAAGTAACTTCCATTAGGCTACTTATCAATCATACATTTTTGTTTGGGGGAAAACATTATACATCAAGAAGgaactaaaaatcttattcacGACTCAAATGGGAGTCCAAATATTAGCTGCCAACAAAAG includes:
- the LOC133929565 gene encoding uncharacterized protein LOC133929565; amino-acid sequence: MDDVYGRIEFFPQHFVPSKESMETPDGLSTSKNNLDTSPSSQRHSLTPKRVKGAASLLHLLSIPRIRWSTSNEDDDKIELTRAEVESLRAEIADADERESHLKARLENIDEVLRYARLSGYLYIRSRWTQLPGEPPILDDADVDDWLPRFVVLQGQCVYYYLKCTDLSPQESTLLCDIVEVGQLPNFVPEDEKTRYAFYLLTRQGLKFECSSTSEIQVDSWVRALRSDSKLWDGAVEDKNKSSQEDESW